The segment AGGTTCGCGGCAAACAACCGCCTGCGGCCTATCGCAAAGCCATCGAACAATACCAAGACCAGATCCGCGAACTGATGCAGACAATCGATGAAGACTAGCAATTTGCAGAACGGCAATCGATGTCGGCGGTTTTTCGCTGTCGCTTTTTCCGGGGACTCGATCAAGGCGAGTGCACGTTGCATCGGTACGCTGGTGCTGTTGACGACAATCGGGTTCTTGCTGGGGATAATCGATGGGCAACACGTCTATGGACAACAAGACAGCGGTTCGGTGATCACAACCAACACAAATTTGAGCGCCGCACTTCCGGCCAGCCAGTGGGCGCGAGTGGAGTCCTCGGTTGACCGTGGATTAAAGTGGTTGGCCAGCCAACAAGCCGAAGATGGTCGTTTCCCCAGCGACGAGATCGCTCAACCCGCCGTCACGTCGATGGCAATCATGGCGTTTCTTTCGCGTGGTCATCTGCCCGATCAAGGACCGTATGGCGAAAACATCACGCGGGGGATCGACTTTGTGCTGAGCACGCAGCGGCGTCGCGGTTACTTTTCCCTGTTGCCAGTGATTCCTCCGTCACAACATCTGACCCCATCGCAGACCGTCGTGTACAACCATTCGATTGCGGGATTGATGCTTGGCGAAGTCTATGGAATGTGCTCAGGCGAACGATCCGAACGAATTGAAGAGGCAATCCATCGGGCGTTGATTTATCACCGCGAGGTGCAATCGCGAACCAAGGCGGCCGAAGCCGACAACGGCGGATGGCGGTACGGGTATCCCGAAAGCCCAACGGCATCGTCGGACATGTCCGTCACCGGGTGGGCGTTAATGTTTCTGCGGTCGGCGCGGAACGCGGAATTTAATGTCCCCAAACAATACTTCGACGAAGGCTTGGATTTTGTCCAACGATGCTACGAACGCGATCTGTCGCAGCACGAAAAAGGAGTGTTTCGATACCGGCCTGTCGAGTCGCAACCATCGAATCCGCAGATCTCTCTGGCCAATACCGCCTCGGCGACACTGACGTTGATCTTGGGTGGACGCCAAGACCACGAAGGGGTCGCTACTGCGGTACGATGGTTCCGCAGCCGGGCGTACCCTAATCCTTGGCAAAACAACTATTACTATTTGGCCAGCTATTACAGCAGCCAAGCGATGGCACAAGTCGGCGGGGACGCCTGGGATCAGATCTTCCCGCAAATCGCCGCCGGCATGCTCGAGGAACAAACCGATAGCGGCGGATGGCCTGCGGGCGGCGCCAACGAAAAACATTTTGGCCAGACCTATAGCACCTCGCTAGCGATCCTAGCGCTGACTCCCGCCTACGGTCTGCTGCCGATTTACCAGCGTTAATTTGCGATTGAGAACACCCCAGACCTAAATATTCAAAACGCAATCGAAAAATTGAATCTTCTTAGATGGAATGATCCCTTGACCCGAATTCTTCTCGTCATCCTAATCACCCTGTCTGCGACTTTCGTCCATGCTCAGAATCTAAGGCTCGATGCAATCAATGATGCGAACCTCGTGCAATCGCTCCGCGAATCGGTTGCGATGTCCGAATCAGCGTCGTCGGATATGCTCGGTGCGCGGGCAGCAACGATCAACCGGCATTTGCTGCAATTGTCCGCCGACGAGCGTTACGAAATACTCAACGATTTCACGCTGCCGGACTCAGTGAAAGAGGATCTTGCTTGTTTTGCGTGCCTCTGTAATGTCGAAGCTCCACCGCGTGAATTCGCTCGTTTGATCGGCAAACGCCCACAGACCGACGTGTTTGCAGTTCCTAGCGTCGCACACGTTGAAGGGCTTTTCAGCTCGGCGTGGTCACTCGTTAGCACGGCCAAAGAAATCGGACGTCTGCACGAGTTGACTCAGCAGGTGAACGCGAGGTCAGGCAGCAACGCTGACTATCTCACACTGCTGCTTTCGATTGCTGGGGCACGTGGGGTGGATGCAACGACCATCGAAGATCGGAAGGACGCTTGGCTCGAAAAATTGAAAACGGAAGCCAATCCCAATGCAATACAAGCCGTCGTGGTTGCCGCCGTCGCGGTAGAGTCGGATTCGCACGCCAGCCTTGTTGATACGATTGCGACACTGCTGGACAAATCCGATTCGGTTCCGATGTCGCTAAAACAGTGGTTGCGAGAGATTCAGCTGCGATCTCGTGCGGTGCCAGAAACGAAATCCCTTCAGCTAAATCAGGATTGGATTCGCATACCGGGAAATTCGCGTTGGTACCTTTATGAAGGGCATCTGATGCAGGCAACCGCGGGACCATCGTCGATTCTGTATCGCTATCCCATTAGCGGAGATTTTCGCTTTCAAATCGAGCAGCTTGCGACCGGCAGTCGCGATGACAATTACGCGGGGTATGGAGGACTCGACGTCAGATGGGAGGGATATCGTCGGTTCGAGCTCAATCGTCGTGCGATTGAGAGGCAAGCGGGGACGCTACGGTTTTGGGTCAATGGTCACCCAGTACGGACTGCGGCGGCGACCGAGACGTCGCCTTGGTTGTTGTTGCACGGCGAGGGCCTGCCAAACCATCGCTATCGCAATCCCAAACTGTCGGGATCCCCGCTTGTGCTAAATGAAGTTTCGATGATCGGCGAAGACTCGCGACATGGATGGTCGACGTATGCAGAGCAAACAGACGACGCGCTATGGACAGTCAACGAGGGAGTGCTGCAAAGCGTGCAAACCGATTCGCCGCGACGTCAACGGCTGCTCCGCTACGTGCGTCCGTTACTCACTGAGGAAACATTCGAATACGAGTTCTTATCGTCCAGCGATCAAGTGGTCCATCCTGCACTTGGGAAACTCGTTTTTCTGATCGAGCCAACCGGGGTGAAGGTGCACTGGGTCACCGACGGAGAACTCGAATGGACCGGGTTACCAGAGGACAACGCCTTGCTGGAACCACTCGCACGGCGAGGGCCCCGGTCGTTACCTCTACGGGACAACCAATGGAACCATGTTCTGTTGAAACGCACTGATGACAACGTCAGTGTCACACTTAACGATACGTTGATCTATGAACGGACGATTGACGAGCTCGATGACACGCGTCTCGGTTTCTATCATGACCCGTCAAAAGAGTCGGTTCGAGTGCGTGCGGCAAAGTTGCGAGGCGATTGGCCACAAACAATCGACGTCGAGAGATTCTTGCAGGCCGATGTCACTCCCGATCAAGTTGCCCTCAATTCGGCACCGGATCTTTTCCCGGAGGCGATTCTTTGCTCGAACACGCGAGAAATCATTCGTTTGGCTAGTGAAATGGAGCCTGAACAACGCTACGCATTTTTATCCGACTGGGTACTGCCGGGATCCTCGCATCGGACGTTTCGCCTTGATGGCCATTTCGTTCCTCAGGACGCCAACGAAACCTCTGGCGAACATCAACACAACGCCGGCCATCATTCGCATGGGCATTTGATTGCTCCTGCGACCGAACTCATTGCAACCGCAAAGGCGTTGGGGCGGCTGTTGGAACTGATGTTAAAGATCAAGCAAGGTCCCGACGACACGCTCGAGCAAAAGCGTGCTCGGGCGGCGATGTTGGCATTGGTTCAAGCAGCCCAAGGAGACGTTGATCACGCTCACGAAAGCCTTGAAACGCTTTACAAATGGGTGAGTGAAGCACCGGATCTGACGCCGGATCAACTTTGGCCCGAGGTCTTGGTGGCTCACGCGTTTGCGGATGATCCCGATGCCGCCAGCGTCCTGGCGGATCTGTTGACGATGCTTAAACCTGCCACATTCAACGATGCGAATACAGTTGGAATCGAATTGCTCAATGTCTTGCAATTCCTTGACGTTGCAATTCAAGCCGAGGATGTGGACCTACCACAAATCGAACCCAAGTTTTGGGTTGTGTCGTCGCCAGTCGATGCGATGAAGCGTTTAGCCGGGGGCGGCAAGGCGACTTGGGTTGCCAAGCCAGGGCGAATGCAAGCGATTGGGGGTCACGGGATCGAACAAATCTTTTATCGCTATCCGCTCGAAGGCGACTTTGAGTTCGAATTTCAGCATTCACTGCGAAATAGCACGGGATGTCAGGTCTTGATTGGCGGACAGTGTATTCAGGTTTCCAGATGGAACATCCGAAACGGTCCGATCGATGGCCCCCTCACCTCGACGAAAATCGATCCAGATCTGTCAGCCGAAGGCCTTTTACTGCATCAACGTTTCTCGGTGAAAAACGGGGTGTGCACGGTGTTTGCCGATGGACGCGAAGTCTTGCAGCTTCCCGTTCAGCCGGGATTCCCTTGGATCGCGATTCGTCAGGCGTACAAACAGTCGACACGCTTGCTCGACTTGCGAGTCAGCGGTGATGCCACGATTCCAGACGCGGTGCGGCTTGATACCGAGGGGATTTCCGGTTGGCGGTCTTATTACCATCACGATGTGAACGGCGAACATCTGCCCTGGCGCTGGCAGGATGGTGAGATTGTTGGTGAACGAAGTACGAAGTTTGCGGGAACCGGGGATGAGCAATTGCTGTATTATCAGCGTCCCGTGTGCGAAGATGCTTCGATCCGTTACCTGTTTTTTCATTCCGAGGGGGAAACCACAGTCCATCCGGCAATCGATCGAACCGCCTTTCTCTTGGAACAGAACGGCGTTGCAGTTCACTCGATTACCGATGGCAGATATGACGAAACGTTTGCCAACAAAGTCAATCGTCATGTGAT is part of the Novipirellula caenicola genome and harbors:
- a CDS encoding prenyltransferase/squalene oxidase repeat-containing protein, with translation MKTSNLQNGNRCRRFFAVAFSGDSIKASARCIGTLVLLTTIGFLLGIIDGQHVYGQQDSGSVITTNTNLSAALPASQWARVESSVDRGLKWLASQQAEDGRFPSDEIAQPAVTSMAIMAFLSRGHLPDQGPYGENITRGIDFVLSTQRRRGYFSLLPVIPPSQHLTPSQTVVYNHSIAGLMLGEVYGMCSGERSERIEEAIHRALIYHREVQSRTKAAEADNGGWRYGYPESPTASSDMSVTGWALMFLRSARNAEFNVPKQYFDEGLDFVQRCYERDLSQHEKGVFRYRPVESQPSNPQISLANTASATLTLILGGRQDHEGVATAVRWFRSRAYPNPWQNNYYYLASYYSSQAMAQVGGDAWDQIFPQIAAGMLEEQTDSGGWPAGGANEKHFGQTYSTSLAILALTPAYGLLPIYQR
- a CDS encoding DUF1583 domain-containing protein produces the protein MTRILLVILITLSATFVHAQNLRLDAINDANLVQSLRESVAMSESASSDMLGARAATINRHLLQLSADERYEILNDFTLPDSVKEDLACFACLCNVEAPPREFARLIGKRPQTDVFAVPSVAHVEGLFSSAWSLVSTAKEIGRLHELTQQVNARSGSNADYLTLLLSIAGARGVDATTIEDRKDAWLEKLKTEANPNAIQAVVVAAVAVESDSHASLVDTIATLLDKSDSVPMSLKQWLREIQLRSRAVPETKSLQLNQDWIRIPGNSRWYLYEGHLMQATAGPSSILYRYPISGDFRFQIEQLATGSRDDNYAGYGGLDVRWEGYRRFELNRRAIERQAGTLRFWVNGHPVRTAAATETSPWLLLHGEGLPNHRYRNPKLSGSPLVLNEVSMIGEDSRHGWSTYAEQTDDALWTVNEGVLQSVQTDSPRRQRLLRYVRPLLTEETFEYEFLSSSDQVVHPALGKLVFLIEPTGVKVHWVTDGELEWTGLPEDNALLEPLARRGPRSLPLRDNQWNHVLLKRTDDNVSVTLNDTLIYERTIDELDDTRLGFYHDPSKESVRVRAAKLRGDWPQTIDVERFLQADVTPDQVALNSAPDLFPEAILCSNTREIIRLASEMEPEQRYAFLSDWVLPGSSHRTFRLDGHFVPQDANETSGEHQHNAGHHSHGHLIAPATELIATAKALGRLLELMLKIKQGPDDTLEQKRARAAMLALVQAAQGDVDHAHESLETLYKWVSEAPDLTPDQLWPEVLVAHAFADDPDAASVLADLLTMLKPATFNDANTVGIELLNVLQFLDVAIQAEDVDLPQIEPKFWVVSSPVDAMKRLAGGGKATWVAKPGRMQAIGGHGIEQIFYRYPLEGDFEFEFQHSLRNSTGCQVLIGGQCIQVSRWNIRNGPIDGPLTSTKIDPDLSAEGLLLHQRFSVKNGVCTVFADGREVLQLPVQPGFPWIAIRQAYKQSTRLLDLRVSGDATIPDAVRLDTEGISGWRSYYHHDVNGEHLPWRWQDGEIVGERSTKFAGTGDEQLLYYQRPVCEDASIRYLFFHSEGETTVHPAIDRTAFLLEQNGVAVHSITDGRYDETFANKVNRHVIAENQRAAPGDLLRNDEWNAMEMIVRGGTIELKLNDEPIYVGPLDADAARTFGLFYFADQSSARVKEVMLRGEWPTVLPTLDRQPLANQTVVQLDATRDQLESKFAHDFTRDGLPSEFFAIEGQQYATITRSNKGVTFAIRSPDKWTQSSIVCNMQMQGDFDVSLDYSDLKLESGEVAMARLIVPFVSANAVSARLSRDEHGRGKRVINSVLQTENPNGGPTVVNKPLGWESTSGTMRIARRGKQLHLLIKDDTSSQFRHLESFEVPDEPTQKMRLVTIAQRAELATANWRKIDIRADQLAQVGASNGENRIFVASADGSQIRQITKGIDDLGNHGSPEFSPDGTKVAFDTWTGSSRSARIFMVNIDGTDLRDLGLGLMPTFTPDGKQIAFSSLEGMMMMNLDGSNRRVISQSGWGIQISPLGDQVAFTDNDVKGHNLFVLDLKTNQKRALLTGPLAERYSQIYWNFDWSTDGQELYFVGSHRQTRQRELAVVSVNGSQQRFETLLTGGNYANIACHPDGDGIMYSDSDPAYGSMSMFMIHRDGSPREYPLLENRRMAAVAGGEWSRDGKMIALATSVMKTFSSNSQAENTDD